One stretch of Acropora muricata isolate sample 2 chromosome 12, ASM3666990v1, whole genome shotgun sequence DNA includes these proteins:
- the LOC136893159 gene encoding alpha-1D adrenergic receptor-like, with protein sequence MEASNSTNINQEGSTAVLLASCVEITLCLLGTLGNSLTILVVFRNKSLQVVSNFLLASLAFADLLVSAILVPMRASQHMALYNGGTSIPKALVEIAGFVGRANIIASISSLAAMSIDRYVALSHPMLYLSSVKFANGKVSIVIALIWAVSIFVTCVPKFPGVSDVAFLVFFVAFVLLVTSIIVVTYYKIFKIVRKSILKQRAGGKMANNVVRLSRCSTLDSRHRRYVDERLDRQASETCSQKKEHKAANTIAIVIGAFILLVYPRIILILYHFAAPETAASKHARFWIRILLYSNSVVNPVLYAWRHKEFKREFQKIFRKCWRFCLCHKWVYLKRFSLNNTFSTTTLGSRNMELPNDGGSEQNSGPLKENCL encoded by the coding sequence ATGGAAGCTTCTAATTCTACAAATATTAATCAAGAAGGTTCTACTGCTGTTCTTCTTGCATCATGTGTGGAAATCACTTTATGTCTACTCGGAACTCTGGGCAACTCTCTGACAATCCTCGTGGTGTTCAGGAACAAATCACTGCAAGTGGTTTCCAACTTTCTATTGGCCTCTCTCGCCTTTGCAGATCTGTTGGTTAGCGCAATCCTAGTTCCTATGCGAGCATCACAGCATATGGCCTTGTACAACGGCGGTACCAGCATACCAAAGGCGCTCGTTGAAATTGCTGGTTTCGTCGGCAGGGCGAACATTATCGCATCAATTTCCAGCCTAGCTGCGATGAGCATTGACCGCTACGTGGCTCTGTCGCACCCGATGCTTTATCTCTCGTCAGTGAAGTTTGCAAACGGGAAGGTTTCAATAGTAATCGCACTAATATGGGCCGTGTCTATATTTGTTACCTGCGTACCAAAATTTCCCGGTGTGAGTGACGTGGCATTTCTAGTGTTCTTCGTGGCGTTTGTCCTGCTCGTAACGTCGATCATTGTGGTCACATACTATAAAATTTTCAAGATTGTCCGTAAGTCGATCTTAAAACAGCGCGCGGGCGGCAAGATGGCTAACAATGTGGTACGACTTTCGCGCTGTTCGACGTTAGATTCCAGACATCGTCGCTACGTGGATGAAAGACTGGACAGACAGGCTTCGGAGACTTGTAGTCAGAAAAAGGAGCATAAAGCAGCCAACACGATTGCCATCGTGATTGGAGCGTTCATACTTTTGGTATACCCTCGGATTATTCTCATCTTGTACCATTTCGCCGCACCAGAAACAGCAGCCAGCAAACACGCTCGCTTCTGGATTCGCATTTTATTGTACAGTAACTCTGTGGTAAATCCCGTTTTGTACGCGTGGAGACACAAGGAATTCAAACGAGAATTCCAGAAGATTTTTCGCAAGTGCTGGCGCTTTTGCTTGTGTCACAAATGGGTGTATTTGAAAAGGTTCTCTTTGAACAACACTTTTTCCACAACAACACTTGGATCACGAAACATGGAATTACCCAACGATGGAGGCAGCGAACAAAACAGTGGCCCCCTAAAAGAGAATTGCTTGTAA
- the LOC136892829 gene encoding uncharacterized protein, which translates to MGQVSNEFVCSFDASSLFTNVPLDETIQICLDKLYALSNPPKLPRTVLKNLLVFATKRSHFVFDGQYYDQVDGVAMGSPLGPVLANIFMCHFEETWVMNSSDCPVLFGLVTSMTLTLFRNKGTGIKFLHYLNSRHNNIQFTVEFENNQGIPFLDVSVKRHDNNPFSTSIYRKKTFTGLYTKWDSFTPREYKINLIRTLTYRCLRISDKLF; encoded by the coding sequence ATGGGCCAAGTCAGCAATGAGTTCGTGTGCTCCTTTGATGCCAGTTCGTTGTTCACCAACGTTCCGCTTGATGAGACAATACAGATATGCCTAGACAAATTATATGCCTTGTCTAATCCACCCAAGTTACCTCGCACTGTTTTGAAAAATCTACTTGTTTTTGCCACAAagagaagccattttgtttttgatggcCAGTACTATGATCAGGTTGACGGAGTTGCCATGGGCTCTCCTTTAGGCCCGGTTTTAGCAAATATCTTCATGTGTCATTTTGAGGAGACGTGGGTAATGAATAGCAGTGATTGTCCTGTACTGTTTGGTTTAGTTACGTCGATGACACTTACCTTATTTCGCAATAAAGGCACAGGTATCAAATTTCTTCATTATCTGAACAGCCGGCATAACAACATTCAATTTACtgttgaatttgaaaacaaCCAAGGAATTCCTTTCCTTGATGTTTCAGTCAAACGCCATGATAACAACCCCTTCTCAACATCCATTTACCGCAAGAAAACTTTCACTGGACTTTATACCAAATGGGACTCATTCACACCTCGAGAGTACAAGATTAATCTCATCCGAACTCTCACTTATCGCTGTCTCCGCATCAGTGACAAACTCTTTTAA